One part of the Sphingopyxis sp. PAMC25046 genome encodes these proteins:
- a CDS encoding nuclear transport factor 2 family protein has product MAEQDDIRAMAQRFFDAIEAGDIETMQNSFTPDAEIWHNTDELIVTAAQTAQTLTGMVARIKDREYAERQLTTFPGGFVQQHVLKGKRVHDDGAVRLPCAIICKVEDGKITRLDEYFDSAHVAEFRKFANA; this is encoded by the coding sequence ATGGCAGAGCAGGACGACATCCGCGCGATGGCGCAGCGTTTCTTCGACGCGATCGAGGCGGGCGACATCGAAACGATGCAGAACAGCTTCACCCCCGACGCCGAGATCTGGCACAATACCGACGAGCTGATCGTCACCGCCGCGCAGACCGCGCAGACGCTTACCGGCATGGTCGCGCGCATCAAGGACCGCGAATATGCCGAGCGCCAGCTCACCACCTTCCCCGGCGGTTTCGTCCAGCAGCATGTGCTGAAGGGCAAGCGCGTCCACGACGACGGCGCCGTCCGCCTCCCCTGCGCGATCATCTGCAAGGTCGAGGATGGCAAGATCACGCGGCTCGATGAATATTTCGACAGCGCGCATGTCGCCGAATTCCGCAAATTTGCGAACGCCTGA
- a CDS encoding ATP-binding cassette domain-containing protein, with product MAAPILSYEGLGLVQGSGWLFQDLDIYVGERDRLALIGRNGAGKTTLLKLLAGRIDPDKGKRTIVPGTHVVMLEQEPDFRPFATLMDFAISGDDGPPEHEVAAIADQLGIDMSRTAASASGGERRRAALARALAQNPDVLLLDEPTNHLDLAAIDWLESWLARYTGAFIVISHDRTFLTRLTRQTLWLDRGSIRRKEIGFGGFEEWSDAVAAEEARAAQKLDSKLRLEAHWLERGVTARRKRNQGRLEKLKEMRATRAAMIGGPGVAKLGLANDDVRSKSVIIAEGVSKSFGDRTIIKKLDFRVQRGDRIGIVGANGAGKSTLLKLLTGEIAPDEGSITLAPTLDGIVIDQQRSLMSPDKTVRDILADGGDWVEVRGVKKHIQGYLKEFLFDPGVVEASVGALSGGERSRLLLAREFARESNLLVLDEPTNDLDLETLDLLQEVIADYAGTVLLVSHDRDFLDRTVTVTLGLDGTGKVDVVAGGYADWEAKRAKPNSVKARASGAALPPPPTARKKLSYKDQRDYDLLPARIEAIEGEMAGIETELSDGSLFTRDNARFTGLTAKLETLRVEKAAAEDRWLSLAEEVEALG from the coding sequence ATGGCAGCACCCATTCTTTCATACGAAGGCCTCGGTCTTGTGCAGGGCAGCGGCTGGCTGTTCCAGGACCTCGACATCTATGTCGGCGAACGCGACCGGCTCGCGCTCATCGGCCGCAACGGTGCCGGCAAGACGACTTTGCTCAAGCTGCTCGCGGGCCGCATCGATCCCGACAAGGGCAAGCGCACGATCGTCCCCGGCACCCATGTCGTGATGCTCGAACAGGAGCCCGACTTCCGTCCCTTTGCAACACTGATGGACTTCGCCATTTCCGGCGACGACGGCCCGCCCGAGCATGAGGTCGCCGCCATCGCCGACCAGCTCGGCATCGACATGAGCCGCACCGCCGCCAGCGCCTCGGGTGGCGAGCGCCGCCGCGCCGCGCTCGCCCGCGCGCTCGCGCAAAACCCCGACGTGCTGCTCCTCGACGAGCCGACCAACCACCTCGACCTCGCCGCGATCGACTGGCTCGAAAGCTGGCTCGCGCGCTACACGGGCGCGTTCATCGTCATCAGCCACGACCGCACCTTCCTGACCCGCTTGACGCGCCAGACCTTGTGGCTCGACCGCGGCAGTATCCGCCGCAAGGAAATCGGCTTCGGTGGTTTCGAGGAGTGGAGCGACGCCGTCGCCGCCGAGGAAGCGCGCGCCGCACAGAAACTCGATTCGAAACTGCGGCTCGAGGCGCACTGGCTCGAACGCGGGGTCACCGCGCGCCGCAAGCGCAATCAGGGCCGGCTCGAAAAGCTCAAGGAAATGCGCGCGACTCGCGCCGCGATGATCGGCGGCCCTGGCGTCGCCAAGCTCGGCCTCGCGAACGACGACGTTCGCTCGAAATCGGTGATCATCGCCGAAGGCGTGAGCAAAAGTTTCGGCGACCGCACGATCATCAAGAAACTCGACTTCCGCGTCCAGCGCGGCGACCGCATCGGCATCGTCGGCGCCAATGGCGCGGGCAAATCAACCCTGCTCAAGCTGCTCACCGGCGAGATCGCGCCCGACGAAGGCAGCATCACCCTCGCCCCGACGCTCGACGGCATCGTCATCGACCAGCAGCGCAGCCTGATGTCGCCCGACAAGACCGTCCGCGACATCCTCGCCGACGGCGGCGACTGGGTCGAGGTGCGCGGCGTCAAAAAACATATCCAGGGCTATCTCAAGGAATTCCTCTTCGACCCCGGCGTCGTCGAGGCGAGTGTGGGCGCGCTCTCGGGCGGCGAACGCTCGCGCTTGCTCCTCGCGCGCGAATTCGCGCGCGAATCGAACCTCCTCGTGCTCGACGAACCGACGAACGACCTCGACCTCGAAACGCTCGACCTGCTCCAGGAAGTCATCGCCGACTATGCCGGCACCGTACTGCTCGTCAGCCACGACCGCGACTTCCTCGACCGCACTGTCACCGTCACGCTCGGGCTCGACGGCACCGGCAAGGTCGACGTCGTCGCGGGCGGTTACGCCGACTGGGAAGCGAAGCGAGCCAAGCCGAACAGCGTCAAGGCCAGGGCATCGGGCGCCGCACTGCCGCCGCCACCCACCGCGCGCAAGAAGCTGAGCTACAAGGATCAGCGCGACTACGACCTCCTCCCCGCGCGGATCGAGGCGATCGAAGGAGAGATGGCGGGGATCGAAACCGAACTGTCCGACGGCAGCCTGTTCACGCGTGACAATGCGCGCTTCACCGGGCTGACCGCGAAGCTCGAAACGTTGCGCGTCGAGAAAGCCGCGGCAGAAGACCGCTGGCTTTCGCTCGCCGAAGAGGTCGAGGCTCTGGGATAA
- a CDS encoding nuclear transport factor 2 family protein → MMSQGSAAAQAFLDREAAAAVVTCYAAALDARDWAAYRALFIDEIAIDYGAIGSLVATVSADEWTKRCKALEGFDATAHQLHNVIATIDGDRATVTSIVDAVHVVGVEDRALLGDLIGRYTHRLVRQEGWKIAGVTLTVVAYPAGKEAFEAAFAAARAIFAEGNLA, encoded by the coding sequence ATGATGTCCCAGGGATCGGCCGCGGCCCAAGCTTTCCTCGACAGGGAAGCGGCAGCCGCGGTCGTGACCTGTTATGCGGCCGCGCTCGATGCACGCGACTGGGCCGCCTATCGCGCGCTCTTCATCGACGAGATCGCGATCGATTATGGCGCGATTGGCTCGCTCGTCGCCACCGTGTCCGCCGACGAGTGGACGAAGCGTTGCAAGGCGCTCGAAGGCTTCGACGCGACCGCGCACCAGCTCCATAACGTCATCGCGACGATCGACGGCGACCGCGCGACGGTGACGAGCATCGTCGATGCCGTCCATGTCGTCGGCGTCGAGGACCGTGCGCTCCTCGGCGATCTGATCGGCCGCTACACGCATCGCCTTGTGCGTCAGGAAGGATGGAAGATCGCGGGCGTGACCCTGACCGTCGTCGCCTATCCCGCCGGGAAGGAGGCTTTCGAAGCCGCCTTCGCCGCCGCGCGCGCCATTTTCGCCGAAGGGAACCTCGCATGA
- a CDS encoding glutathione S-transferase C-terminal domain-containing protein: MIDVYFTPTPNGHKVSIMLEEVGLPHQLLAMNMLEGDHLTPEYRRINPNGRLPAIVDHDPVCGAAPLPVFESGAILLYLAEKSGQLLPADPRRRSQAQQWLMWQMASFGPMQGQAHHFIRYAPEGQTYPVERYRNETLRLLHVLNGRLAEAGFLAEEYSIADIAAWPWTRAIRAIGLTLDDYPAVADWFARIGERPAVIAGTDVKNAANLSSARPVLTEAQWSNLFGKNMLEAPTR, from the coding sequence ATGATCGACGTCTATTTCACGCCCACACCCAACGGCCACAAGGTGTCGATCATGCTCGAAGAAGTCGGCCTGCCGCATCAACTTCTCGCGATGAACATGCTCGAGGGCGACCATCTGACCCCCGAATATCGCCGCATCAACCCGAACGGCCGCTTGCCCGCGATCGTCGACCATGATCCGGTCTGCGGCGCCGCGCCGCTACCGGTGTTCGAGAGCGGCGCGATCCTGCTCTATCTTGCCGAGAAGAGCGGGCAGCTGCTTCCGGCCGACCCGCGCCGGCGCAGCCAGGCGCAGCAATGGCTGATGTGGCAGATGGCGAGCTTCGGCCCGATGCAGGGTCAGGCGCATCATTTCATCCGCTACGCGCCCGAGGGGCAGACCTATCCCGTCGAACGCTATCGCAACGAGACGCTGCGGCTGCTCCACGTCCTCAACGGGCGGCTGGCCGAGGCCGGCTTTCTAGCCGAAGAATATTCGATCGCCGATATCGCGGCATGGCCGTGGACGCGCGCGATCCGCGCGATCGGTTTGACCCTCGACGATTATCCTGCCGTCGCCGACTGGTTCGCGCGCATCGGCGAACGCCCTGCGGTGATCGCCGGGACCGACGTTAAAAATGCCGCCAACCTGTCGAGCGCGCGCCCGGTGCTGACAGAAGCGCAATGGTCGAATTTGTTCGGCAAGAATATGCTGGAAGCGCCGACGCGCTAG
- a CDS encoding SDR family NAD(P)-dependent oxidoreductase codes for MTEVAGKTAFITGGASGLGLATAKALVAKGASVILADIDAAGAENAAAMLRSEGANALGVLLDVTSEESWSEAGAKARDCGPVRILFSNAGVGGGSGPFERYDTDVWRWNYAVNAHAHLYACRTFLGEMKASGEPSHLVITSSMVAIVPPPISVAYISSKYATLGIAMALRNELAESCVDISVLMPGMSATRIVETTRELRPVEVEVGKAAATSQAMQGVLAGGMSPNKIGARVVQAIEAGEYWIFTHPEWKAMAELVTQDMLASFGPSADPAYRGDDIDGLIAANGGRMFGAKV; via the coding sequence ATGACCGAGGTCGCGGGGAAGACCGCTTTCATCACCGGCGGTGCGAGCGGGCTCGGGCTCGCAACCGCTAAGGCGCTGGTCGCCAAGGGCGCTTCGGTGATCCTCGCCGACATCGACGCGGCGGGCGCAGAAAATGCTGCGGCGATGCTGCGCAGCGAGGGTGCCAACGCGCTCGGCGTCCTGCTCGACGTCACCAGCGAGGAGAGCTGGTCCGAAGCCGGTGCGAAGGCGCGTGACTGCGGCCCGGTCCGTATCCTGTTCAGCAACGCGGGCGTCGGCGGCGGATCGGGACCGTTCGAACGGTATGACACCGACGTCTGGCGCTGGAACTATGCGGTCAACGCGCACGCGCATCTCTATGCCTGCCGCACCTTCCTCGGCGAGATGAAGGCGTCGGGCGAGCCGAGCCATCTCGTCATCACCTCGTCGATGGTCGCGATCGTGCCGCCGCCGATCTCGGTCGCCTATATCAGTTCCAAATATGCGACGCTCGGCATCGCGATGGCGTTGCGCAACGAGCTGGCCGAAAGCTGCGTCGACATTTCGGTGCTGATGCCCGGCATGTCGGCGACGCGGATCGTCGAGACGACGCGCGAGCTGCGCCCCGTCGAGGTCGAGGTCGGCAAGGCTGCGGCAACGAGCCAGGCGATGCAGGGCGTGCTCGCCGGCGGCATGTCGCCCAACAAGATCGGCGCGCGCGTCGTGCAGGCGATCGAGGCGGGCGAATACTGGATCTTCACCCATCCCGAATGGAAGGCGATGGCCGAACTGGTGACGCAGGATATGCTGGCGTCCTTCGGCCCCTCGGCTGATCCGGCGTACAGAGGCGACGATATCGACGGACTGATCGCGGCCAACGGCGGCCGCATGTTCGGCGCCAAGGTTTAA
- a CDS encoding DUF3237 domain-containing protein, whose product MNEENRHAALATRHLCTVEFEVGGGIIGIGASPFGDQRLGYISGGRFFGPRIKGIVLPGGGNWSRSGRLGGDASVGTFDARAVWQTDDGELIYLSYTGRNIIPDDVRATFADPAVPDADPSRYYLRIAPVFETASATYGWLNGVLAVGVGERTGFGVRHVIHEIL is encoded by the coding sequence ATGAACGAAGAAAATCGGCACGCGGCGCTCGCAACGCGTCATCTGTGTACCGTCGAGTTCGAGGTCGGCGGCGGGATCATCGGAATCGGCGCGTCGCCGTTCGGCGACCAGCGATTGGGCTATATCAGCGGGGGTCGTTTTTTCGGGCCCCGGATCAAGGGGATAGTCTTGCCGGGTGGCGGCAACTGGTCCCGCAGCGGACGGCTCGGCGGCGATGCGTCGGTCGGCACCTTCGATGCGCGTGCGGTGTGGCAGACCGATGACGGCGAGCTCATCTATCTGAGCTATACCGGCCGAAATATCATTCCCGACGATGTCCGCGCGACCTTTGCCGATCCCGCGGTGCCCGATGCCGACCCTTCGCGCTACTATCTGCGAATCGCGCCGGTGTTCGAAACCGCCAGCGCGACATATGGCTGGCTCAACGGCGTGCTCGCGGTCGGCGTCGGCGAACGCACCGGTTTCGGCGTGCGCCATGTGATCCACGAGATATTGTGA
- a CDS encoding MFS transporter, whose protein sequence is MTEATALSAGSAAPDSGHALRRNVALAMLFVVGTINFVDRQLLSVLVEPIRAEMDFSDTQFGLLTGFAFALFYAAAGVPVAMIADRWNRVKLIGIACVVWSGFTAACGMVSNFWQLALMRFGVGAGEAGGTAPSLSVIADYYPPARRPLAIGLFTLNGPFGVFVGATFGAWAAANIGWRNAFIVIGIVGILVAPLLVWLVREPARGAMDAHKPADEALPFSQSLAMFIRRPSLRMVMIGSGLAAFVSYGMLNWIPAFLMRTQKMPLEAMATYFGPAAGITFGIGILGGGWLVSHRAKVSARAYGTIPALATAVLIPTFIAALLVDSWQVSLALMLIPMAACTAYVAPALALVQNLTPPRSRATAAAVLMLMFNIIGLGLGPLFAGVVSDSLKPVHGDESLRWALMALMPFAAAAGLAQYRMTRYLEKDFAE, encoded by the coding sequence ATGACCGAGGCCACCGCCCTCAGTGCAGGCAGCGCAGCGCCGGACAGCGGCCATGCGCTCCGCCGCAACGTCGCGCTCGCGATGCTGTTCGTCGTCGGAACGATCAACTTCGTCGACCGTCAGCTCCTGTCGGTGCTCGTCGAGCCGATCCGCGCCGAAATGGATTTCAGCGACACGCAATTCGGGCTGCTCACGGGCTTTGCGTTCGCACTCTTCTATGCCGCCGCCGGAGTGCCGGTGGCGATGATCGCCGACCGCTGGAACCGGGTGAAGCTGATCGGCATCGCCTGCGTCGTTTGGAGCGGCTTCACCGCGGCGTGCGGTATGGTCTCGAATTTCTGGCAACTCGCGCTGATGCGCTTCGGCGTCGGCGCCGGCGAAGCCGGCGGCACCGCGCCCTCGCTGTCGGTGATCGCCGATTATTATCCGCCCGCGCGGCGCCCGCTTGCGATCGGCCTGTTCACGCTCAACGGCCCGTTCGGGGTGTTCGTCGGCGCAACCTTCGGCGCATGGGCGGCCGCGAATATCGGCTGGCGCAACGCCTTCATCGTCATCGGGATCGTCGGCATCCTCGTCGCGCCGCTTTTGGTCTGGCTCGTCCGCGAACCCGCGCGCGGGGCGATGGACGCGCACAAGCCCGCCGACGAAGCCCTGCCCTTTTCGCAGAGCCTCGCGATGTTTATCCGCCGTCCGTCGCTCCGCATGGTGATGATCGGCAGCGGGCTCGCCGCCTTCGTGAGCTATGGCATGCTCAACTGGATCCCCGCTTTCCTGATGCGCACCCAGAAGATGCCGTTGGAAGCGATGGCCACATATTTCGGTCCCGCCGCGGGCATCACCTTCGGCATCGGCATCCTCGGCGGCGGCTGGCTCGTCAGTCACCGCGCGAAGGTGTCGGCGCGTGCCTACGGCACCATCCCCGCGCTCGCGACCGCGGTGCTGATCCCGACCTTCATCGCGGCGCTTCTCGTCGATAGCTGGCAGGTCTCGCTCGCGCTGATGCTGATTCCGATGGCGGCATGTACCGCCTATGTCGCCCCCGCACTCGCGCTGGTGCAGAACCTCACGCCGCCGCGCAGCCGCGCGACCGCCGCCGCGGTGCTGATGCTGATGTTCAACATCATCGGGCTGGGGCTCGGCCCGCTTTTCGCCGGGGTCGTCAGCGATAGTCTGAAGCCGGTCCACGGCGACGAAAGTCTCCGCTGGGCATTGATGGCGCTGATGCCTTTCGCCGCCGCCGCCGGTCTCGCCCAATATCGAATGACGCGTTATCTCGAAAAGGATTTCGCCGAATGA
- a CDS encoding SDR family oxidoreductase — MEIQGKSAIVTGSAGGIGRATAVMLVERGAAEIRLVDVKEDALAETARLVAAKGARVTTHVLDLSDVPAVEAWFEVHGDVDILHNNAGVVSGLPQFPDVDAARIRWIIDVNITSLVAATQIAVQKMKKRGGGVIINTVSTVALGTGFYDAMYATTKAAVMMFTRCCAPLKEECNVRVAGMLPGLVDTPILDTTGAGGKSEWMKAVLANNEACRPEDIAGGVMALIEDDSLAGGDWVAVRRLDGKVEYQWGHADSI, encoded by the coding sequence ATGGAGATCCAAGGCAAAAGCGCCATTGTGACGGGTTCGGCGGGCGGCATCGGCCGTGCAACCGCCGTGATGCTCGTGGAACGCGGCGCGGCGGAAATCAGGCTGGTCGATGTCAAGGAAGATGCCCTCGCCGAAACCGCGCGGCTCGTCGCGGCAAAGGGCGCGCGGGTCACAACCCATGTTCTGGACCTTTCCGACGTCCCGGCGGTCGAAGCCTGGTTTGAGGTGCATGGCGACGTCGATATATTGCACAACAACGCCGGGGTCGTGTCGGGCCTGCCGCAATTCCCCGATGTCGATGCCGCGCGCATCCGCTGGATCATCGACGTCAACATCACCTCGCTCGTCGCGGCAACGCAGATCGCGGTGCAGAAGATGAAGAAGCGCGGCGGCGGGGTGATTATCAATACCGTGTCGACGGTCGCGCTCGGCACCGGCTTCTACGACGCGATGTATGCGACGACCAAGGCCGCGGTGATGATGTTCACGCGCTGCTGCGCACCTTTGAAGGAGGAGTGCAATGTCCGCGTCGCGGGCATGTTGCCGGGTCTGGTCGACACGCCGATCCTCGACACGACGGGCGCGGGCGGCAAGTCCGAATGGATGAAGGCCGTGCTGGCGAACAATGAGGCGTGCCGACCCGAGGATATCGCCGGGGGCGTCATGGCGCTGATCGAGGACGACAGCCTTGCGGGCGGCGACTGGGTCGCCGTGCGGCGGCTCGACGGCAAGGTCGAATATCAGTGGGGGCACGCGGACAGCATCTAG
- a CDS encoding carboxymuconolactone decarboxylase family protein, producing the protein MPVLRQVPRSEVTDETVLAYYNRLFGDRDPVAEPGTATGTPGDWWTVFALSPDIFEHAVKGFAVYRNPARTIDPVLRELGQTRAGWVKGSQFVFSQHCKSLRGLGVSEEKIAAIAHWQVADCYDEQERTVLAYADCLSQAGGRVPLEVFDKLKSFWNDEQIFEFTYITCLYDMHAVITRALRMEYDAREDPIVEVAAPEGFNAADFLSAPRPANG; encoded by the coding sequence ATGCCCGTGTTGCGCCAGGTTCCCCGTTCGGAAGTCACCGACGAGACCGTCCTCGCCTATTACAACCGCCTGTTCGGCGATCGTGATCCCGTCGCCGAACCCGGCACCGCGACCGGCACGCCCGGCGACTGGTGGACGGTGTTCGCGCTGTCGCCCGACATCTTCGAACATGCGGTCAAGGGTTTCGCCGTCTATCGCAACCCGGCGCGCACGATCGACCCGGTGCTCCGCGAGCTCGGCCAGACGCGCGCGGGCTGGGTCAAGGGCAGCCAGTTCGTCTTTTCGCAGCACTGCAAGTCGCTCCGCGGCCTTGGTGTCAGCGAGGAGAAGATCGCCGCCATCGCGCACTGGCAGGTCGCCGACTGCTATGACGAACAGGAACGCACCGTGCTCGCCTATGCCGATTGCCTGAGCCAGGCGGGCGGGCGCGTGCCGCTCGAGGTGTTCGACAAGCTCAAGAGTTTCTGGAACGACGAGCAGATCTTCGAATTCACCTACATCACCTGCCTTTATGACATGCACGCCGTGATCACCCGCGCGCTGCGCATGGAATATGATGCGCGCGAGGACCCGATCGTCGAGGTCGCGGCGCCCGAAGGCTTCAACGCCGCCGACTTCCTCAGCGCGCCGCGTCCCGCAAACGGATGA
- a CDS encoding glutathione binding-like protein produces the protein MIDLHYSATPNGQKIAIMLEEIGDPYRVISYDIFEGDQLTAEFGRINPNHKLPAIVDHAPAGSGEPVTVFESGAILQYLAEKSGRFLPASGAARAATLSWLTWQVAGLGPMGGQASHFLRYAPAGQDYATERYTKELTRLLTVLEKRLEKSAHVAGDDYSIADMAIWPGRASAFVMGPGLDEWPAMRGWFERIRERPAVARAMARDELKAPAKYIGRHQALDEKEWSNMFGDANHAAVKDD, from the coding sequence ATGATCGACCTGCATTATTCGGCGACGCCGAACGGACAGAAGATAGCGATCATGCTCGAAGAGATCGGCGACCCCTATCGCGTCATCTCCTATGACATTTTCGAGGGCGACCAGCTGACCGCCGAGTTCGGGCGCATCAACCCTAACCACAAATTGCCCGCAATCGTCGATCATGCCCCGGCAGGTAGCGGCGAACCCGTGACGGTGTTCGAATCGGGCGCGATCCTGCAATATCTGGCGGAAAAAAGCGGGCGTTTCCTGCCGGCGTCGGGCGCGGCGCGCGCGGCGACGCTGTCGTGGCTGACCTGGCAGGTCGCGGGGCTGGGGCCCATGGGCGGGCAGGCGAGCCATTTCCTGCGTTACGCCCCGGCGGGGCAGGATTATGCGACCGAGCGCTATACGAAGGAGCTCACACGCCTGCTTACCGTGCTCGAGAAACGGCTGGAAAAGAGCGCCCATGTCGCGGGCGACGACTATAGCATCGCCGATATGGCGATCTGGCCCGGCCGCGCTTCGGCGTTCGTAATGGGGCCGGGGCTCGACGAATGGCCTGCGATGCGCGGCTGGTTCGAACGTATCCGCGAACGTCCCGCCGTGGCGCGCGCGATGGCGCGCGATGAGCTTAAGGCGCCAGCGAAATATATCGGCCGGCACCAGGCGCTCGACGAGAAGGAGTGGTCGAACATGTTCGGCGACGCCAATCACGCTGCGGTGAAGGATGATTGA
- a CDS encoding TonB-dependent receptor yields the protein MKARNQFLLSGVAGIAMLANAAPAFAQAAPADAATVDVPDVDDSNTNEIIVTAQKREQSLQDVPISMEVVSGAKLAEFNTSDIKAVMNYTPNVFVQSTAGNDVIYIRGFGSPPANFAFDQSVSLYVDGIYAGRNRQAQAPFFDLERVEVLRGPQGALFGKNTAAGAVSVVSAGPTKDFEGAITGLYNFDHKGTDFSGYLSGPITDTLGARFAYKIVNQDGYIYNRAKDHDDPEIKSQLLRLTLKWEPSDNFDYTAKVEYGKRTVIGGITVSSPLTSDQDPQTNRYLERSALGDEGNKNKSVMISGVGNLALGDFTLTSVTGYSWFKSKIVNGFDQTIPNSGGAFTANSVYNAFPERFDQFSQEIRILSPVGETFEFIGGAYYDKSNYTLEQYQGFNLPSLTIPGVFTGPYFGRIDSIFNQEAESWSVFGQGTLNATDALRVIGSLRYTHTKKDGDFAARLVYGSNGLNGQPFALRPISSAVGKISEGNVDPSVTVQYDVAPRVMLYATWGRGSKSGGFVSNTLGTVDSTFTFEPEQSENFEAGIKSTLFDGKVVANVSAYHTQFKDLQVSVYQPATSSYLTGNAASATSKGIEGSLSVFPIPNFDINASAAYSDIKYDDYPGAACLASQPATCTPATNNLAGYPVAYSSKWTGSVTAHARFDMSDALKLDVTGVAAGRSKYFNSDNQSPVFGVQNGYVKLDLRVQLADQDDRWHVALVGKNLTNQKTIGSAFNLPFPITPVPRAILYLEPTRNISVEAGIKF from the coding sequence ATGAAGGCTCGCAACCAGTTTCTGCTGTCCGGCGTCGCGGGAATCGCGATGCTCGCCAACGCCGCACCGGCGTTTGCGCAGGCGGCGCCCGCCGACGCGGCCACTGTCGACGTGCCTGACGTCGACGACAGCAATACCAACGAAATCATCGTCACCGCGCAGAAGCGCGAGCAGAGCCTGCAGGATGTACCGATTTCGATGGAGGTCGTCAGCGGCGCCAAGCTCGCCGAATTCAACACGAGCGACATCAAGGCGGTGATGAACTACACGCCGAACGTCTTCGTTCAGTCGACCGCGGGCAACGACGTCATCTATATCCGCGGCTTCGGCTCGCCGCCGGCGAACTTCGCCTTCGACCAGTCGGTCTCGCTCTATGTCGACGGTATCTATGCCGGTCGCAACCGGCAGGCGCAGGCCCCCTTCTTCGACCTCGAACGCGTCGAGGTTCTGCGCGGTCCGCAGGGCGCGCTGTTCGGCAAGAATACCGCTGCGGGCGCGGTCAGCGTCGTCTCGGCGGGGCCGACCAAGGATTTCGAAGGCGCGATCACGGGCCTCTATAATTTCGATCATAAGGGCACCGACTTCTCGGGCTATCTGTCGGGGCCGATCACCGACACGCTCGGCGCGCGCTTCGCGTACAAGATCGTCAACCAGGACGGCTACATCTATAACCGCGCGAAGGATCATGACGACCCCGAAATCAAGTCGCAGCTGCTGCGCCTGACGCTGAAGTGGGAACCATCGGACAATTTCGACTACACAGCGAAGGTCGAATATGGGAAGCGGACGGTCATCGGCGGCATCACCGTGTCGAGCCCGCTGACCAGCGATCAGGACCCGCAGACCAACCGTTATCTCGAACGCTCGGCGCTCGGCGACGAAGGCAACAAGAACAAGTCGGTGATGATATCGGGCGTCGGCAACCTCGCGCTCGGCGATTTCACGCTGACCTCGGTCACCGGCTACAGCTGGTTCAAGTCGAAGATCGTCAACGGCTTCGACCAGACGATCCCGAACAGCGGCGGCGCCTTTACGGCCAATTCGGTCTACAACGCCTTCCCCGAGCGCTTCGACCAATTCTCGCAGGAAATCCGCATCCTGTCGCCGGTCGGGGAGACCTTCGAGTTCATCGGGGGCGCTTACTACGACAAGTCGAATTACACGCTGGAGCAATATCAGGGCTTCAACCTCCCGAGCCTGACGATCCCCGGCGTATTTACCGGCCCCTATTTCGGCCGCATCGACAGCATCTTCAATCAGGAAGCCGAAAGCTGGTCGGTCTTCGGCCAGGGAACGCTCAACGCGACCGATGCGCTCCGCGTCATCGGCAGCCTGCGCTACACCCACACCAAGAAGGACGGCGATTTCGCCGCGCGGCTGGTCTACGGCTCGAACGGCCTCAACGGACAGCCCTTTGCGCTGCGCCCGATTTCCAGCGCGGTGGGCAAGATCAGCGAAGGCAACGTCGATCCCTCGGTCACTGTGCAATATGACGTCGCGCCGCGCGTCATGCTCTACGCGACCTGGGGCCGCGGGTCGAAATCGGGCGGCTTCGTCTCGAACACGCTCGGCACCGTCGACAGCACCTTCACCTTCGAGCCCGAACAGTCGGAGAATTTCGAGGCGGGCATCAAATCGACGCTGTTCGACGGCAAAGTCGTCGCGAACGTTTCGGCCTATCACACGCAGTTCAAGGATCTGCAGGTATCGGTCTATCAGCCCGCGACGTCGAGCTATCTGACCGGCAATGCGGCGAGCGCAACGTCGAAGGGGATCGAGGGATCGCTCAGCGTCTTCCCCATTCCCAATTTCGACATCAACGCGTCGGCCGCCTATTCGGACATCAAATATGACGATTATCCTGGCGCGGCTTGCCTCGCGTCGCAACCGGCTACCTGTACCCCGGCGACGAACAATCTCGCGGGCTATCCGGTCGCCTATTCGTCGAAATGGACCGGCAGCGTCACGGCGCACGCGCGCTTCGACATGTCGGACGCGCTGAAGCTCGATGTCACCGGCGTCGCTGCCGGCCGGTCGAAATATTTCAATTCGGACAATCAGAGCCCGGTGTTCGGTGTCCAGAACGGCTATGTGAAGCTCGACCTGCGCGTCCAGCTCGCCGATCAGGACGACCGCTGGCACGTCGCGCTCGTCGGCAAGAATCTGACGAACCAGAAGACGATTGGCAGCGCCTTCAACCTGCCTTTCCCGATCACGCCGGTACCGCGCGCGATCCTGTACCTCGAACCGACCCGCAATATTTCGGTCGAGGCCGGGATCAAGTTCTAG